The proteins below come from a single Halobacteriovorax sp. DA5 genomic window:
- a CDS encoding sensor histidine kinase KdpD has translation MELKKASSPFFLISTITTGLIGLFGLWWLFLIFKMSDRLAKLNITEGPDIGSLIKWEGITFLVLILILVSSHTLLFIRDQRKNRSIAAFFAGLTHELKTPLASIKLQSEVIKDEVEKDSNQRLQKLTTRLIDDTIRLENQMDKILQLSRIERGGNLNCTDIEVGHFLENIIESGYQNKLNVTVTKEVKNISLQADEFALSIIFKNLLENTISHTDSNEVEITISTKGQAVNIRYHDRGSFSGDVKKLGKLFYKHQSTKGSGIGLYLSKKLIETMKGQFNITLDKGLIFDIQLPLSEQSDGGKDE, from the coding sequence TTGGAACTAAAGAAAGCTTCTTCTCCATTCTTTTTAATCTCAACGATTACGACGGGACTAATTGGGCTCTTTGGCCTGTGGTGGCTCTTTTTAATTTTTAAAATGAGTGATCGCTTGGCAAAACTTAATATCACAGAGGGCCCAGACATAGGCTCACTAATTAAATGGGAAGGAATTACGTTTCTGGTCCTTATTCTCATTCTAGTGAGCTCTCACACTCTCCTCTTTATCAGAGACCAGAGAAAGAATCGCTCGATTGCAGCTTTCTTTGCAGGGCTTACGCATGAGCTTAAGACTCCCCTTGCAAGCATAAAACTTCAATCTGAAGTCATTAAAGATGAAGTTGAAAAAGACTCAAACCAAAGACTTCAAAAACTTACGACTCGCTTAATTGACGATACGATTCGACTAGAGAATCAAATGGATAAAATCCTACAGCTCTCACGTATAGAGCGAGGTGGAAACTTAAATTGTACAGATATTGAAGTAGGTCATTTCCTAGAAAATATTATTGAGAGTGGCTACCAAAATAAATTGAATGTTACGGTAACTAAGGAAGTAAAAAACATTAGCCTTCAAGCTGACGAGTTTGCTCTAAGTATCATTTTCAAAAACCTTTTAGAAAATACTATTTCACATACTGATTCGAATGAAGTTGAAATTACGATCAGTACTAAAGGACAGGCCGTAAATATCAGATATCATGATCGCGGCAGTTTTAGTGGTGATGTCAAAAAGCTTGGGAAGCTTTTCTACAAGCACCAATCGACGAAAGGCTCAGGCATAGGCCTATACCTTTCGAAGAAATTAATTGAAACGATGAAAGGTCAATTTAATATAACTTTAGATAAAGGCTTAATCTTCGATATTCAATTACCACTATCAGAACAAAGTGACGGAGGTAAAGATGAATAA
- a CDS encoding glutamate-1-semialdehyde 2,1-aminomutase has product MSNMHTEIFEKSKKMVPGGVHSPVRSFKGMTSTPKFFKSAKGAYFTDIEGKEYIDFCMSFGPLVLGHQNETVKEKLTEALGRGWSYGACEPYSVDLAEYLLSRLTHVDQIRFVNSGTEAVMTALRLARGVTGRNKIIKFNGCYHGHVDAMLIKAGSGLAGAAESSSLGVPKGVADDTLILELEDLEGVKKCFEDHKDEIAAIIVEPLPANNGLLIQDQAFLEGLREITKANDALLIFDEVISGFRVAFGGMAELTGITPDIVTYGKVIGGGLPVGAIAAKKEIMEHLAPVGGVYQAGTLSANPLAMVGGLETLKQMTKESYQELEDNTLRIVNIFKKWLAEYNDGQFSNYNVIHHSSLFWIVPGDKIKSVGNIPGNIGEDFVPLFELLLEKGIYLSPNAYEVGFGSLAHNEEVAKDLENRLWN; this is encoded by the coding sequence ATGAGCAATATGCACACAGAAATTTTTGAAAAAAGTAAGAAGATGGTTCCAGGTGGAGTTCACTCACCTGTTCGTTCATTCAAAGGAATGACATCAACACCAAAATTCTTTAAAAGCGCTAAAGGTGCTTACTTTACAGATATCGAAGGTAAAGAATATATCGACTTTTGCATGAGCTTTGGGCCACTCGTTCTTGGACACCAAAACGAAACTGTAAAAGAAAAACTAACTGAGGCCTTAGGTCGTGGCTGGAGTTATGGTGCTTGTGAACCATATTCAGTTGATCTAGCTGAATACCTACTTTCTCGTCTTACACATGTTGATCAAATCAGATTTGTAAACTCGGGAACAGAAGCAGTTATGACAGCACTTCGTCTTGCACGTGGTGTGACAGGAAGAAATAAAATTATTAAGTTTAATGGTTGCTACCACGGTCACGTTGATGCCATGCTAATTAAAGCGGGATCAGGACTTGCTGGTGCTGCTGAGTCTTCTTCTCTTGGTGTTCCAAAAGGTGTTGCAGATGACACTCTAATTCTAGAGCTTGAAGATCTTGAGGGTGTAAAGAAATGCTTTGAAGATCACAAAGATGAAATCGCTGCAATCATTGTTGAGCCACTTCCGGCAAATAATGGTCTCTTAATTCAAGACCAAGCATTCCTTGAAGGATTAAGAGAGATCACAAAAGCAAATGATGCACTTCTAATTTTTGATGAAGTAATTTCAGGCTTCCGTGTTGCTTTTGGTGGTATGGCAGAACTGACTGGAATCACTCCAGATATCGTTACTTACGGTAAAGTAATTGGTGGTGGTCTTCCAGTTGGAGCAATTGCGGCCAAGAAAGAAATTATGGAACACCTTGCTCCTGTTGGTGGTGTTTACCAAGCTGGAACTCTAAGTGCAAACCCACTTGCAATGGTTGGTGGACTTGAGACACTTAAACAAATGACAAAAGAGAGCTACCAAGAGCTTGAAGATAATACTCTAAGAATTGTAAATATCTTTAAGAAGTGGCTTGCTGAATATAACGATGGTCAATTTTCAAACTACAACGTAATTCACCACTCTTCTCTATTTTGGATCGTTCCAGGAGATAAGATAAAGTCAGTTGGAAATATTCCAGGCAATATTGGTGAAGACTTTGTTCCACTATTTGAACTTCTTCTTGAAAAGGGAATTTACCTGTCTCCAAATGCATATGAAGTTGGATTTGGTTCACTTGCACATAACGAAGAAGTTGCGAAGGATTTAGAGAACAGACTTTGGAACTAA
- the hemC gene encoding hydroxymethylbilane synthase — MKYIIGTRGSLLALTQCNQVKDQLEELTGDEFELKVIKTQGDQIVDKPLWQLEGKDFFTKELDAALLQGEIDLVVHSYKDLGSDRPEGIRLAAISKRDYAYDILLIKEETVSKLMAKELTEFVVGTSSPRRIVNIESSLSEFLPYGDNVKVSTKMLRGNVNSRIQKLRDDNYDAIVLAMPGIERLAITESSRKELEVLLSGMTYAVLPHSQFPAAASQGALGIECLENRDDNGVLEEKLFKLQDKDTVSEVSRERKAFASYGGGCHLAVGINVTKKGDYYIHTHKGKVDDKVIYERHLEGSFPAPASKAKAFIGLPHADHREQEYIYCELIHKEALKNARVPNNDVLLSARYGVSLLKNHGKAVYTAGTSTWKLLAQNGQWVHGSCDGLGEDTLDKIRSSKAIEVLNGPKQELTILTHKDSYSDYGQVFESYEKSNKEIRETFLDELRQCDVFFWTSYSQYKTYVEHLPELKDKFHACGLGKTFEQLSKEGVTVRPFASMEEFKAWLKK, encoded by the coding sequence TTGAAATACATCATCGGAACACGTGGCTCACTATTGGCCCTGACTCAATGTAATCAAGTAAAAGATCAACTTGAAGAACTAACTGGTGACGAGTTTGAATTAAAGGTAATTAAGACTCAAGGTGACCAGATTGTTGATAAGCCACTTTGGCAACTCGAAGGGAAAGACTTTTTCACTAAAGAATTAGATGCGGCCCTACTACAAGGTGAAATCGACTTAGTCGTACACTCATATAAAGATCTTGGAAGTGATAGACCGGAAGGAATAAGGCTAGCAGCAATATCGAAACGTGACTATGCTTACGATATTCTCCTAATTAAGGAAGAGACTGTTAGTAAGTTAATGGCCAAAGAACTAACAGAATTTGTTGTTGGAACTTCTTCTCCACGTCGAATTGTTAATATTGAAAGCTCTTTATCGGAGTTCTTACCTTATGGAGACAATGTAAAAGTATCAACAAAGATGCTTCGTGGAAATGTAAACTCACGTATTCAAAAACTTAGAGATGACAACTACGATGCGATCGTTCTAGCAATGCCTGGTATCGAAAGACTTGCTATTACAGAAAGCTCAAGAAAAGAGCTTGAGGTTCTACTTTCGGGAATGACTTATGCTGTTCTACCTCACAGTCAATTTCCAGCTGCCGCTTCTCAAGGAGCTCTTGGAATTGAATGTTTAGAAAACCGTGATGACAACGGAGTACTAGAAGAAAAACTTTTTAAGCTTCAAGACAAAGATACAGTAAGTGAAGTAAGCCGTGAGCGTAAAGCATTTGCAAGCTATGGAGGCGGTTGTCACCTTGCAGTTGGTATCAATGTCACAAAAAAAGGTGATTATTATATTCATACGCATAAGGGAAAAGTTGATGACAAGGTAATCTATGAAAGACACCTTGAAGGAAGCTTCCCTGCACCAGCCTCTAAGGCAAAGGCATTCATTGGTCTTCCGCATGCTGACCACAGAGAACAAGAATATATCTATTGTGAGCTAATCCACAAAGAGGCCCTAAAGAATGCTCGCGTTCCAAATAACGACGTTCTTCTTTCTGCGCGCTATGGTGTAAGCCTTCTAAAGAATCACGGTAAAGCTGTTTATACTGCTGGTACTTCAACTTGGAAGCTACTTGCTCAAAATGGCCAGTGGGTTCATGGATCATGTGATGGCCTAGGAGAAGACACACTAGACAAGATTCGCAGCTCAAAAGCCATTGAAGTTTTAAATGGCCCTAAACAAGAGCTAACAATCTTAACACATAAAGACTCTTACTCTGACTATGGACAAGTATTTGAATCATATGAAAAGAGCAATAAAGAAATTCGTGAAACATTCTTAGATGAGCTTAGACAGTGCGATGTATTCTTTTGGACTAGTTACTCACAATACAAAACTTATGTTGAACACCTTCCAGAGTTAAAAGACAAATTTCATGCTTGTGGACTTGGTAAAACATTTGAACAACTTTCAAAAGAAGGCGTTACTGTTCGTCCATTCGCGAGTATGGAAGAATTTAAAGCTTGGCTAAAAAAATAA
- a CDS encoding S8 family peptidase, with amino-acid sequence MNRSILIGTVLILLGFFLNITAKASSLNINPKRIIVKLKNGKDIPAFKGINKSVYFFESTYVLYTNGDESLLNKLRAHQNILDAQFDTFSKREPLPMPVESFESESIEEGDEIYSSVLNDPKLSKLWAFKDADKHGMSVNRVYEDSGLSQSNAPIIVAVVDTGVDYNHEDLKDVMWVNAKEIPGNGIDDDGNGYIDDVHGINTLERDSEGNATGDMMDGHSHGTHVSGTIAATQNNGVGIAGVASNVRIMGLRSVPSYGDETDVDIAESFLYAAKNGAKVINCSFGKSHNEGGMLVKETIDYIAKTYNTLVVVSAGNSSQNIDTKLTYPASYESEGMLVVASSTRYGRFSYFSNYGVKSVDVAAPGSSIYSTTPGNRYGNMSGTSMASPNTTGVAAEVLSRHPYLTAVELKNVLMNSVTAKSSMDGDILTGGVVDLFSALENL; translated from the coding sequence ATGAATCGATCGATCTTAATAGGAACAGTCCTAATTTTATTAGGTTTTTTCCTTAACATCACAGCTAAGGCATCGTCTCTTAACATCAACCCAAAACGCATTATTGTAAAGTTAAAGAATGGTAAAGATATTCCGGCGTTTAAGGGAATAAATAAATCAGTTTACTTTTTTGAATCCACATATGTTCTTTATACAAATGGGGATGAGTCACTTTTAAATAAATTAAGAGCGCATCAAAATATTCTTGATGCACAATTTGATACTTTCTCAAAACGTGAGCCTCTTCCAATGCCAGTTGAGTCTTTTGAGTCAGAATCAATTGAAGAAGGAGATGAGATTTATAGCTCTGTTTTAAATGATCCAAAACTTTCAAAGTTATGGGCATTTAAAGATGCTGACAAGCATGGCATGAGTGTTAATAGAGTTTATGAGGATAGTGGATTGTCACAATCTAATGCTCCAATTATTGTCGCAGTTGTTGATACAGGTGTTGATTATAACCACGAGGATCTTAAGGATGTAATGTGGGTCAATGCTAAGGAAATACCTGGCAATGGAATTGATGACGACGGTAATGGTTATATCGATGATGTTCACGGAATCAATACACTTGAGCGTGATAGTGAAGGGAATGCAACAGGGGATATGATGGATGGCCATTCACATGGAACTCACGTTTCAGGAACAATAGCAGCAACACAAAATAATGGAGTTGGTATTGCAGGTGTCGCATCAAATGTTCGCATTATGGGACTTCGTTCAGTTCCAAGCTATGGTGATGAAACAGATGTCGATATTGCGGAAAGCTTTCTTTATGCGGCAAAGAATGGTGCAAAAGTAATTAACTGCTCTTTTGGTAAGTCACATAATGAAGGTGGAATGCTGGTAAAGGAGACAATTGATTATATCGCAAAAACATATAACACTCTTGTTGTTGTTAGTGCTGGTAATAGCTCACAAAATATTGATACAAAATTAACTTATCCTGCTTCTTATGAAAGTGAAGGGATGTTAGTTGTAGCTTCATCAACTCGCTATGGTCGCTTTTCTTATTTTTCAAACTATGGTGTTAAAAGTGTTGATGTTGCGGCCCCGGGATCATCAATTTATTCAACGACTCCTGGAAATCGCTACGGAAATATGTCAGGGACTTCAATGGCCTCTCCTAATACAACAGGTGTAGCCGCAGAAGTACTTTCAAGACACCCTTACTTAACAGCAGTTGAATTAAAAAATGTTTTAATGAATAGTGTAACGGCCAAGTCTTCGATGGATGGAGATATCCTAACGGGCGGGGTTGTCGATTTATTTTCTGCTTTAGAAAATCTTTAA
- a CDS encoding HlyD family efflux transporter periplasmic adaptor subunit yields the protein MKEQRKLSLKNVSDYDKQSDYIGQDILLDEARVPLASKSTILLSCFALIAFFVWISLSKVNEVVSGNGVIESTNKISSINYNKSGVLNALYVMNGQYVEAGELLYTLVDEKQKKDNIFYVRSETRGIIRNVKIEAIGSRLLANQSIMNLEPINDSLTASVEITPKDIDSIRDGMPVQIRFKVNNQYETILGEVQSTSPTTYYTSNGRAYYQAKVLLFKNYLGRDSNKNLILPGVKVRADILITKKSILSFLTNPLDSSLNYALTER from the coding sequence ATGAAAGAACAAAGAAAATTATCACTTAAAAATGTTTCAGATTACGATAAGCAATCCGACTATATTGGACAGGATATTTTATTAGATGAAGCAAGAGTTCCACTTGCTTCAAAATCTACGATCTTACTCTCTTGCTTTGCTTTAATCGCATTCTTTGTGTGGATATCCCTTTCAAAGGTTAATGAAGTTGTTAGTGGAAACGGTGTCATTGAATCAACCAACAAAATTAGCTCTATAAATTATAATAAGTCAGGAGTACTTAACGCCCTCTATGTTATGAATGGCCAGTATGTAGAAGCAGGTGAACTTCTCTACACTCTCGTTGATGAGAAACAAAAGAAGGATAATATATTCTATGTCCGCTCAGAGACAAGAGGAATCATTAGAAACGTTAAGATAGAGGCCATTGGAAGTAGATTATTGGCCAATCAAAGTATCATGAATTTGGAACCGATTAATGATAGTCTAACAGCATCAGTAGAAATTACCCCAAAAGATATTGATTCTATTAGAGACGGAATGCCAGTTCAGATTAGATTCAAAGTGAACAATCAATATGAAACAATCCTTGGAGAAGTGCAATCGACTTCTCCTACAACATATTACACTAGCAATGGAAGAGCCTACTACCAAGCGAAAGTGCTTCTCTTTAAAAACTACCTAGGAAGAGACTCAAATAAGAATCTAATCTTACCAGGAGTCAAAGTTCGCGCAGATATACTTATAACTAAAAAGAGTATTCTATCCTTTCTAACAAATCCTTTAGACTCCTCACTTAACTATGCATTAACAGAGAGATGA
- a CDS encoding ATP-binding cassette domain-containing protein produces the protein MSNIKMIFHNLMELKYQDDYSEDVNEILMSYRHMNEVDLINALASIGLKTEKLKVNLQNIENSALPCLLVAAKSIENFCDKNDYLILTYEKDLEQHYLINDHDLKRQIDIDNFPIKYALFIKQINDTEIKNEVIFENTSKNYIDWVKALLIRFRKEFITVVSISLLNIITIIVLAFYVMTIYDIMINARDTSIFIPTTTGILLLLTINFLARNIRSNIISWCVNRIDYILEVAILEKVSNMSDHQRELEKIDFQNNRLEDIRNSVEFLSSANFLKFIDILFNTLLIIPMIFISWQVALPILILAPLYIFIYLYNISKIRLKKEEFEDLKENKNNLINELKRTSEEIYLENLFPVFSTRLSALNSNACYREHKTKMHSQKIYFYSYSFMVCVAIISMAIGLVQVWNQSLSAASFLGLMILLWHLVTPAQKLQEFLQQIDAVNSSFKKLHKLLRSKSETRTYRSFEDLYTNNFDIQFRSVSFQYPDTLENVFEDIDLTIKQNEIYGIHAGVNSGKNAFIKLLNKTYLPKSGSIQIGGIDHRQFDTLYMRQYILTLNLKKSLLKDMSIYENIKYINPLITRDDIMIHLGFFGIGELLEESGMTIDTPLSGSTKLKVSNELYSSIVLAIPFCTQAKVVLIEDIPSNVINEQFKLLKKFLKLSRGNFSVIFCSEHKEILKEADKIIYMASGSKFSSGNKEEILEILEESALV, from the coding sequence ATGTCTAATATAAAAATGATATTTCATAATCTAATGGAGCTAAAGTATCAGGATGACTACAGCGAAGATGTTAATGAAATTCTAATGTCATATCGACATATGAATGAAGTTGATCTAATTAATGCTTTAGCATCAATAGGATTGAAAACAGAAAAGTTAAAAGTTAATCTTCAAAACATTGAAAACAGTGCGCTTCCTTGTTTACTAGTGGCCGCAAAGAGTATAGAGAACTTTTGCGACAAGAATGATTATCTCATACTCACTTATGAAAAAGACTTAGAACAACACTACCTTATAAATGATCACGATTTAAAGAGACAAATTGATATCGACAACTTCCCTATTAAGTACGCTCTCTTCATCAAGCAAATTAACGACACAGAAATAAAGAATGAAGTAATATTTGAAAACACTTCTAAGAATTACATTGATTGGGTAAAAGCACTACTCATTCGCTTTAGAAAAGAGTTCATAACCGTTGTCTCAATTTCACTACTTAACATAATAACAATAATCGTACTAGCTTTCTATGTAATGACAATTTATGACATCATGATTAATGCTAGAGATACATCAATTTTCATTCCTACAACAACTGGAATTCTTCTCCTATTAACAATTAATTTTCTCGCTCGAAATATTCGATCAAATATCATTTCTTGGTGTGTAAATCGAATAGACTATATTCTTGAGGTCGCCATTCTAGAAAAAGTATCAAATATGTCTGACCATCAAAGAGAGCTAGAAAAGATCGATTTTCAAAACAATCGCTTAGAAGATATCAGAAACTCAGTAGAGTTTTTATCATCTGCAAACTTTTTAAAATTTATCGATATATTATTTAACACACTACTCATTATTCCGATGATCTTTATTTCATGGCAAGTTGCACTTCCAATCCTAATACTCGCACCTCTATACATCTTTATCTACCTATACAATATTTCTAAGATAAGACTAAAAAAGGAGGAATTTGAAGATTTAAAAGAAAACAAAAACAATCTTATTAATGAGCTAAAGAGAACTTCTGAAGAGATTTATTTAGAAAACCTTTTCCCTGTTTTTAGCACACGCCTATCTGCACTCAATTCAAATGCTTGCTATCGAGAGCATAAAACAAAGATGCATTCTCAAAAAATCTACTTCTACTCATATAGCTTTATGGTGTGTGTCGCAATTATTTCAATGGCAATAGGGCTTGTCCAAGTTTGGAATCAATCACTATCGGCAGCAAGTTTTTTGGGTCTAATGATCTTATTATGGCATCTGGTGACTCCGGCCCAAAAACTTCAAGAATTTCTACAACAAATTGATGCTGTTAACTCCTCTTTTAAAAAACTACACAAGCTTCTACGTTCAAAGAGTGAAACGAGAACATATCGATCTTTTGAAGATCTCTACACGAATAACTTCGACATTCAATTTAGATCAGTATCATTCCAATACCCTGATACTTTAGAAAATGTTTTTGAGGATATAGACCTTACGATAAAACAGAACGAAATTTATGGTATCCATGCAGGTGTGAATTCGGGCAAAAACGCATTCATCAAACTGCTTAATAAAACTTACTTACCAAAATCTGGATCAATTCAAATTGGAGGCATTGATCATCGCCAATTTGATACACTTTATATGAGACAATATATTCTAACTCTAAATCTCAAGAAGTCCCTATTAAAGGATATGAGTATTTACGAGAATATCAAATATATCAATCCCCTAATTACACGTGATGATATTATGATCCACTTAGGCTTCTTTGGGATTGGAGAGCTACTAGAAGAAAGCGGAATGACTATCGACACTCCACTTAGTGGATCAACAAAATTGAAGGTTTCCAACGAACTCTATTCTTCAATTGTTCTAGCGATCCCCTTTTGCACTCAAGCAAAAGTTGTTCTAATTGAAGATATTCCCTCAAATGTGATTAATGAACAATTCAAATTACTCAAGAAGTTTTTAAAGCTCTCCAGAGGGAATTTTTCAGTCATCTTTTGTAGTGAGCACAAAGAAATATTAAAAGAAGCAGATAAGATAATTTACATGGCATCAGGCTCAAAATTTTCTTCAGGAAATAAGGAAGAAATCTTAGAAATTCTCGAAGAAAGTGCTCTTGTTTAG
- a CDS encoding ABC transporter transmembrane domain-containing protein has translation MEINSSNRIGHIPLSTLKWIRKNSIVFDKEFISLRMLLLLSLLINITSFVLPIVVMQIYDRMIPNHRTATAIILLLGLTLFLMAEAALRYLRYYIITFAGARFESKHSQELIKKTITDSDFYNVGVFQYSLKEIQRNKSFFAGQGIITLTELPFLCLYFGFLFYINPFMALIPFFTLSVYMMTSLYSLKRITRIIQLKHITDIDQNNLLYKILDNLTVIRKFGRIKLFNNQFKKKQARVAKNNYQLNCYEQQLINLGQLTTQITSVAVLALGVYLVRTGQIGIGSLVASLILANRCVAPVTKIFQVLKKVHEAKVMSDVIIHPTSSAQAKEKQKLESVYSMVIPIYIRGKKHEIPFMKGDTISLKYQDKDTKEFLYAPNLKAITKKVYINDYKLSDVDDLSLYKKIAIINAKPNIWNGTIRENITSFGLVDEKKAQKFINILGLGEIIQNLPNGLDTKLTSEVEDNISDEVKSLIYITRQLALTPEIIVLNEFEAGVDRENYIKVFEYIANIRESRIIFINTRDQNLLKLCNRDLLNNRIGEIDTYLV, from the coding sequence ATGGAGATTAATAGCTCAAATCGAATCGGACATATACCGCTTAGTACACTTAAGTGGATTCGAAAAAACTCAATTGTATTCGATAAAGAATTTATTTCTTTAAGAATGCTATTGCTACTTAGTCTACTCATCAATATTACATCCTTTGTACTTCCAATTGTTGTGATGCAAATCTATGATCGAATGATACCAAATCATCGAACAGCAACAGCGATTATTTTATTACTTGGACTAACTCTATTCCTAATGGCCGAAGCAGCTCTAAGATACTTGCGCTACTATATTATTACCTTTGCAGGTGCCCGATTTGAAAGTAAACACTCACAAGAACTGATTAAGAAAACAATTACAGATTCAGATTTTTATAATGTTGGTGTATTTCAGTATTCCTTAAAAGAGATTCAAAGAAATAAGTCATTCTTTGCAGGACAAGGGATAATTACATTAACAGAGCTACCATTCTTATGCCTCTATTTTGGATTCCTTTTTTATATAAATCCGTTTATGGCATTAATTCCATTTTTTACACTGTCAGTTTATATGATGACCTCACTCTATTCTTTAAAGAGGATAACTAGAATAATCCAACTCAAGCACATAACTGATATTGATCAAAATAACCTACTTTATAAAATTCTCGATAATCTAACTGTGATTAGAAAGTTTGGTAGAATTAAACTATTTAACAATCAATTTAAAAAGAAACAGGCAAGAGTTGCTAAAAATAATTATCAGCTTAATTGCTATGAGCAACAGTTAATTAACCTCGGTCAATTAACAACACAAATTACATCTGTTGCCGTTCTAGCACTAGGAGTTTATCTCGTAAGAACAGGACAAATAGGAATTGGATCACTTGTTGCTTCACTTATTCTGGCCAATCGATGTGTAGCACCAGTCACAAAAATATTTCAAGTATTAAAGAAAGTACATGAGGCTAAAGTCATGTCTGATGTAATTATTCATCCAACAAGTTCAGCTCAAGCAAAAGAAAAACAAAAGCTAGAAAGTGTTTATTCGATGGTTATCCCTATTTATATAAGAGGTAAAAAGCACGAAATTCCATTCATGAAGGGCGATACTATTTCATTAAAATATCAAGACAAAGATACAAAGGAATTCTTATATGCACCTAATTTGAAGGCCATCACAAAAAAAGTTTATATAAATGACTATAAGTTATCAGATGTTGATGACTTAAGTCTTTACAAGAAAATTGCAATCATAAACGCAAAGCCAAATATATGGAACGGCACAATTAGAGAGAACATCACTTCTTTTGGTCTAGTCGATGAAAAAAAGGCCCAAAAATTCATTAACATTTTGGGGCTTGGTGAAATAATTCAAAATCTTCCAAACGGACTTGATACAAAGCTGACATCAGAAGTTGAAGATAATATTTCTGATGAAGTAAAATCATTAATCTATATAACCAGACAGCTTGCACTGACACCAGAGATTATTGTTTTAAACGAATTTGAAGCAGGAGTAGATAGAGAAAACTATATTAAGGTATTCGAATATATTGCAAATATTAGAGAGTCACGAATTATATTTATCAATACCAGAGATCAAAACTTACTTAAGTTATGTAATCGAGATCTTTTGAATAATCGCATAGGCGAAATTGATACTTACTTAGTCTAG